In Plutella xylostella chromosome 4, ilPluXylo3.1, whole genome shotgun sequence, a genomic segment contains:
- the LOC105388923 gene encoding meiotic recombination protein SPO11, with translation MDIMNNEFKIPKDLRQMAISAFRQDPKLTVAIDKLQAHSNIPDSNEKRNSGLVLPDRKLNFQEVRQLLSRTDETIKDKSPDVLLKEHNDTRKSLLKKVEDILDNINRAAENKETPKLIIRNQRLWSNCIYDFDRVTLKAFNDAKKTVINYSNSEDRTRFNIIVFVLTKVHELLSKNLTVTRRELFYQNVTRLRSQSYLDVAVRDACCLLETPPWSLGITATAKGLVAGPLTMETAGGKRVDCMGAGGVLVPQDISGIKSFATTAKYILVVEKDAIFQKLLDEGALARLGPVIILTGKGYPDVCSRRLLRRLSRELRLRALALVDPDPHGMEIFLTYKYGSLAQSHLSSSLACPSLALLGARHSDVMTLAPAEARMRLTDLDRRKLNSLLKRPYLDNAAGAAIKKELKSMLSSGVKAELEALAPTTAALCDAYLTSKLIQGHYLG, from the exons ATGGATATTATGAATAATGAGTTTAAGATCCCGAAAGATCTTCGTCAAATGGCAATATCAGCGTTTAGACAAGATCCGAAACTTACAGTTGCCATTGATAAGCTACAGGCTCATAGCAACATTCCAGATTCGAACGAAAAAAGAAATTCTGGATTAGTTCTTCCGGATAGAAAATTAAACTTTCAAGAAGTGAGGCAACTTCTGTCTCGGaccgacgaaaccataaaaG ATAAATCACCCGATGTCTTGTTAAAAGAACACAACGACACAAGAAAGTCactattaaaaaaagttgaagaTATTCTTGATAACATAAACAGAGCTGCCGAAAATAAAGAGACCCCTAAATTGATCATTAGAAACCAGAGGCTTTGGAGTAACTGCATCTATGATTTCGATAG GGTAACATTAAAAGCTTTTAATGATGCGAAGAAAACGGTCATAAACTATTCTAACAGTGAAGACAGAACTCGATTCAACATCATAGTTTTTGTCCTCACTAAAGTGCACGAGCTATTATCGAAGAACTTAACAGTGACTAGACG AGAGCTATTCTACCAGAACGTGACCCGTCTCCGTAGTCAATCCTACCTGGACGTGGCGGTGCGCGACGCGTGCTGCCTGCTGGAGACCCCGCCCTGGAGCCTCGGCATCACCGCCACCGCCAAGGGGCTGGTGGCTGGTCCTCTCACGATGGAAACTGCTGGCGGGAAGAGAGTCGATTGTATGGGGGCTGGAG GAGTTTTAGTGCCTCAAGATATATCAGGAATCAAATCATTCGCAACCACAGCTAAATACATTCTGGTGGTGGAAAAGGATGCCATTTTCCAGAAGCTCTTGGACGAAGGAGCTTTAGCTCGGTTGGGCccagttattattttaacg GGCAAGGGCTACCCGGACGTGTGTTCGCGGCGGCTGCTGCGGCGCCTGAGCCGCGAGCTGCGGCTGCGCGCGCTGGCGCTGGTGGACCCCGACCCGCACGGCATGGAGATCTTCCTCACCTACAAGTATGGCTCTTTG GCCCAATCCCACCTCTCCTCGTCCCTCGCCTGCCCCTCGCTGGCGCTGCTCGGGGCTCGGCACAGTGACGTCATGACGCTCGCCCCGGCTGAGGCCAGGATGAGGCTGACCGACCTGGACAGACGTAAACTGAACTCGCTGCTGAAACGACCTTACTTGGATAATGCTGCTG GTGCAGCAATAAAAAAAGAGCTGAAGTCGATGCTCTCCAGCGGAGTGAAGGCGGAACTAGAGGCGTTGGCGCCCACCACGGCCGCCCTGTGCGACGCCTACTTGACTTCCAAACTCATACAGGGCCATTACTTAGGATAA
- the LOC125490068 gene encoding uncharacterized protein LOC125490068 — protein MEDFTGTEKIIVCKAKSCAAPDCDRLLKRQTARQKSFNSTEVTKPLATARLKKSKLGDTSTPSSPVGRVMTPIEIHMDNPTFDTTTFQGIDSGSVLSMNFSHYEMMRNLSQPNASVGAFSGPQHNSLGQPNEQLERYFRSVELWNKMKNLGPTTETQKE, from the coding sequence aTGGAAGACTTTACTGGTACAGAGAAAATAATCGTTTGTAAAGCAAAGTCTTGTGCGGCCCCGGACTGCGACCGCCTCTTGAAGCGACAGACGGCGCGGCAGAAGTCTTTCAACTCCACTGAAGTGACAAAGCCCCTGGCCACAGCGAGGCTGAAGAAAAGCAAGCTGGGAGACACTTCGACACCAAGCAGCCCCGTAGGTCGAGTCATGACGCCAATAGAAATCCACATGGACAATCCTACCTTTGACACGACAACCTTTCAGGGCATAGACAGTGGCTCCGTCCTATCCATGAACTTCTCCCATTATGAAATGATGCGCAACCTGTCCCAGCCTAACGCTTCAGTAGGAGCCTTCAGCGGCCCTCAACACAACTCCCTCGGACAGCCAAATGAGCAGCTCGAGAGATACTTCCGCAGTGTAGAACTTTGgaacaaaatgaaaaatctggGACCCACAACTGAGACACAaaaggaataa